The following are encoded together in the Novipirellula artificiosorum genome:
- a CDS encoding DUF368 domain-containing protein — MHRCEPEKAEPMPIERPVPPEPLVPNAADATNESALSNRVPDSIANDVFNVLRGFCMGAADTVPGVSGGTVALVLGHYQRLITAISQIDSQALRLLSRFQLRAAACHVDFRFLAALGVGIVLGVLTMAGIMHWLLDHKQPETFAVFFGLIIGSVWIVKNYIAHWHGKHVVALMVGAIVAFGITQMPSGGASMSLPSIFFCASVAVCAMILPGISGAFVLLLFGIYHPITGLIKNAAHGDITAESLLQLGIFAAGCAFGLLAFSRLLHWLLDHHRGTTMAGLIGLMLGSAGKLWPLQMPTAETAEMESKFRQMEIISPSQWPGSVGWLIGLAIGATLAVVMIEAAANKLEKRRHGYPATSDT, encoded by the coding sequence ATGCACCGCTGTGAACCCGAGAAAGCCGAACCCATGCCAATCGAGCGTCCTGTGCCACCTGAACCACTTGTGCCGAATGCCGCGGACGCGACCAATGAATCGGCCTTGTCGAATCGAGTGCCCGATTCGATTGCAAATGACGTGTTCAACGTACTGCGTGGATTTTGCATGGGTGCAGCCGATACGGTGCCGGGGGTCAGCGGGGGAACGGTGGCGTTGGTACTCGGCCACTATCAACGTTTGATCACCGCGATCAGTCAAATCGATTCACAGGCATTGAGGCTGTTATCACGTTTTCAACTGCGTGCCGCAGCTTGCCACGTTGATTTTCGCTTTCTCGCGGCACTCGGAGTGGGGATTGTCCTCGGCGTCTTGACGATGGCAGGCATCATGCACTGGTTGCTCGATCACAAGCAGCCGGAAACGTTCGCCGTCTTTTTTGGGTTAATCATCGGCAGCGTCTGGATCGTAAAGAACTACATCGCACACTGGCACGGCAAGCACGTCGTCGCATTGATGGTCGGAGCGATCGTTGCGTTTGGCATCACACAGATGCCCAGCGGTGGGGCGAGCATGAGCCTTCCCTCTATTTTCTTCTGCGCCTCGGTTGCGGTCTGTGCAATGATTTTGCCGGGGATCAGTGGCGCCTTTGTCTTGTTGTTGTTTGGCATCTATCATCCGATCACGGGTTTAATCAAGAATGCCGCGCACGGTGACATCACGGCCGAATCGCTTTTGCAACTTGGAATCTTCGCTGCGGGTTGTGCCTTCGGTTTGTTGGCGTTTTCGAGACTCCTGCATTGGCTTCTCGACCACCACCGTGGGACGACGATGGCCGGGCTGATCGGATTGATGCTCGGCAGCGCCGGAAAGTTGTGGCCACTGCAGATGCCAACCGCTGAAACGGCGGAAATGGAAAGCAAATTTCGCCAGATGGAAATCATTTCGCCAAGCCAGTGGCCGGGCAGTGTCGGATGGCTGATCGGACTCGCCATCGGCGCGACCCTTGCCGTGGTGATGATCGAAGCGGCAGCGAATAAGCTCGAAAAGAGACGCCACGGATACCCGGCTACATCCGATACGTGA